One window of the Reyranella humidisoli genome contains the following:
- a CDS encoding NUDIX hydrolase: MTPPPATSDAVAIELNAVLVALTADQPQVLTLDDGALLPSGPFATEHPTLQSGVRAWVERQTNHPLGYVEQLYTFADRNRPASHGRQRVVSISYLGLTRERLSAGARDPEWRSWYRYFPWEDWRTGPSPLIAQSILPHLAKWAAADRDPASRRERQQRIEMTFGDGLENWNEDLVLQRYELLYEAGLVPEAKSAGADPVPGMPMRHDHRRILATGIARLRAKIKYRPVFFELMPPEFTLLQLQRAVEALAGRPMHKQNFRRLIDQQGLVEPTGASSSEARGRPAKLFRFRREVVLERAVAGTKLPLSRPI; the protein is encoded by the coding sequence ATGACGCCGCCTCCCGCGACCTCCGACGCCGTTGCCATCGAACTCAATGCGGTGCTCGTCGCCCTGACGGCAGACCAGCCGCAGGTCCTCACGCTGGACGACGGCGCGCTGCTGCCTTCGGGACCCTTCGCGACCGAACATCCCACCCTGCAGAGCGGCGTGCGGGCCTGGGTCGAGCGGCAGACAAATCATCCACTCGGCTATGTCGAGCAACTCTACACCTTCGCCGACCGCAACCGCCCGGCCTCGCACGGCCGGCAGCGCGTCGTGTCGATCAGCTATCTAGGTCTCACCCGCGAACGCCTGTCGGCCGGCGCGCGCGATCCGGAATGGCGAAGCTGGTATCGCTATTTTCCGTGGGAGGACTGGCGGACGGGTCCCTCGCCTCTGATCGCCCAATCGATCCTGCCGCACCTCGCGAAATGGGCGGCAGCTGACCGTGACCCGGCGAGCCGGCGCGAGCGGCAGCAACGGATCGAGATGACCTTCGGTGACGGGCTGGAGAACTGGAACGAGGACCTGGTCCTCCAGCGCTACGAGCTGCTCTACGAGGCGGGCCTCGTACCCGAGGCGAAGTCAGCCGGGGCCGATCCCGTGCCCGGCATGCCGATGCGCCACGACCATCGCCGGATCCTCGCCACCGGCATCGCGCGGCTCAGGGCCAAGATCAAATACCGGCCGGTCTTCTTCGAGCTGATGCCGCCCGAATTCACGCTGCTGCAGCTCCAGCGCGCAGTCGAAGCGCTGGCAGGCCGGCCGATGCACAAGCAGAACTTCCGCCGCCTCATCGACCAGCAGGGCCTGGTCGAGCCGACGGGTGCCAGCAGCTCTGAGGCACGAGGCCGGCCCGCGAAACTGTTCCGCTTCCGGCGCGAAGTCGTCCTAGAACGCGCCGTCGCCGGCACCAAACTCCCCCTCTCACGCCCCATCTGA
- a CDS encoding TlpA disulfide reductase family protein, with protein MAHPVPNFLPGRRYILCGTLAALVLPATATPSVAGVKPDMAKGAMERFKLARTPKPLPDLEIQDADDKPLKLGDLKGKVVLLNFWATWCAPCVKEMPSLDRLQAAFPKDKFLIVPLSIDGPTKPKVAPFYKDQKLANLGIYFDKGRKTMQGLDVTLLPTSILVDAKGRELGRIEGDADWDMPESIALMKAAMGKDKG; from the coding sequence ATGGCACATCCTGTCCCTAATTTCCTCCCCGGCCGACGCTACATTCTTTGCGGCACCCTGGCGGCCCTCGTGCTCCCGGCCACCGCCACGCCGAGCGTGGCCGGCGTGAAACCCGACATGGCCAAGGGCGCCATGGAGCGCTTCAAGCTCGCCAGGACGCCCAAGCCCCTGCCCGACCTCGAAATCCAGGATGCCGACGACAAGCCGCTGAAGCTCGGCGACCTCAAGGGCAAGGTCGTGCTGCTGAACTTCTGGGCCACATGGTGTGCGCCCTGCGTGAAGGAAATGCCGAGCCTCGACCGCCTGCAGGCAGCCTTCCCGAAGGACAAGTTCCTGATCGTTCCGCTGTCGATCGACGGGCCGACCAAGCCCAAGGTCGCCCCCTTCTACAAGGACCAGAAGCTCGCGAACCTCGGCATCTACTTCGACAAGGGTCGCAAGACGATGCAGGGACTCGACGTCACCCTGCTGCCGACCTCGATCCTGGTCGACGCCAAGGGCCGCGAGCTCGGCCGCATCGAGGGCGACGCCGACTGGGACATGCCGGAATCGATCGCCCTGATGAAAGCGGCGATGGGCAAGGACAAGGGTTGA
- the argH gene encoding argininosuccinate lyase — protein sequence MARKNTTARAANRRSNTMWGGRYKLGPAEIMEKINASIGFDRRLYAQDIAGSVAHCDMLVAQGILTAKDGRAIKRGLAQVKAEIESGKFKFSTKLEDIHFNVEQRLTDIIGPAGGRLHTARSRNDQIALDVRLWVRDTIDKVELMLRDLQAALIDRADQYSSTIMPGFTHLQTAQPITFGHHLMAYVEMFGRDRSRFADCRARLNESPLGAAALAGSPHPIDPRKTAKALGFERPMANSLDAVSDRDYVIEFISAASTTAVHLSRLSEEIVIWCSAPFRFISLSDAFTTGSSIMPQKRNPDAAELTRAKVGRIVGAFVALCTILKGLPLTYGKDMQEDKEPLFDAADSLELGIAAMTGMIRDLKANPERMRAVASADYSVATDLADWLVRKVGLPFRQAHHVTGRLVGIAADKGIDLDKLSLEEMQAVEPKIDRSVYRVLTVEASVNARKSLGGTAPANVVRAVADARRRFLDKTGGR from the coding sequence ATGGCACGGAAGAACACGACTGCGCGAGCAGCCAATCGTCGCTCCAACACGATGTGGGGCGGCCGCTACAAGCTCGGCCCTGCGGAAATCATGGAGAAGATCAACGCCTCCATCGGTTTCGACCGCCGGCTCTACGCGCAGGATATCGCAGGCTCCGTCGCGCACTGTGACATGCTGGTGGCCCAGGGCATCCTGACGGCCAAGGACGGCCGCGCCATCAAGCGTGGCCTCGCCCAGGTCAAGGCCGAGATCGAGAGCGGCAAGTTCAAGTTCTCGACCAAGCTCGAGGACATCCATTTCAACGTCGAGCAGCGGCTGACCGACATCATCGGCCCAGCCGGCGGCCGCCTGCACACGGCGCGCTCGCGCAACGACCAGATCGCGCTCGACGTGCGCCTGTGGGTGCGCGACACGATCGACAAGGTCGAGCTGATGTTGCGCGACCTGCAGGCCGCGCTGATCGACCGCGCCGACCAGTATTCCTCGACGATCATGCCGGGCTTCACCCATCTGCAGACCGCCCAGCCGATCACCTTCGGCCATCACCTGATGGCCTATGTCGAGATGTTCGGCCGCGACCGCAGCCGCTTCGCCGACTGCCGGGCGCGCCTCAACGAATCGCCTCTCGGGGCCGCGGCGCTGGCCGGCTCGCCGCATCCGATCGATCCGCGCAAGACCGCGAAGGCGCTGGGCTTCGAGCGCCCGATGGCCAACTCGCTCGATGCCGTGTCCGACCGCGACTACGTGATCGAATTCATCTCCGCGGCCTCGACGACCGCCGTCCACCTGTCGCGCCTCTCCGAGGAGATCGTGATCTGGTGCTCCGCGCCGTTCCGCTTCATCTCGCTGTCGGATGCCTTCACGACCGGCAGCTCGATCATGCCGCAGAAGCGCAACCCGGATGCCGCCGAGCTGACACGCGCCAAGGTCGGCCGCATCGTCGGTGCCTTCGTGGCGCTCTGCACCATCCTGAAGGGCCTGCCGCTGACCTACGGCAAGGACATGCAGGAGGACAAGGAGCCGCTGTTCGACGCCGCCGACTCGCTGGAGCTGGGCATCGCGGCGATGACCGGCATGATCCGCGACCTCAAGGCGAACCCTGAGCGCATGCGCGCGGTCGCCTCGGCCGACTACTCCGTGGCGACCGATCTCGCCGACTGGCTGGTCCGCAAGGTCGGCCTGCCGTTCCGCCAGGCCCATCACGTGACCGGCCGCCTGGTCGGGATCGCCGCCGACAAGGGCATCGACCTCGACAAGCTGTCGCTTGAGGAGATGCAGGCGGTCGAACCGAAGATCGACCGCAGCGTCTATCGCGTGCTGACGGTCGAGGCTTCGGTCAACGCCCGCAAGAGCCTGGGCGGCACCGCGCCGGCGAACGTCGTGCGCGCCGTCGCCGACGCGCGTCGCCGCTTCCTCGACAAGACCGGGGGCCGCTGA
- the lysA gene encoding diaminopimelate decarboxylase: MSFFSYKDGEMYAEGVTLAAIAAQVGTPFYCYSAAALRAGWKEFADGIKGMNASVAYAMKANSSQAVIRLFGEMGAGADIVSVGEMKRALAAGIPARRIIYSGVGKKASELMAALEAGIGQINVESSAELETLNAVAGQLGLKADITIRVNPDVDAKTHAKITTGRKENKFGIDIDLAREAFGLAGRLPNLNVVGVAMHIGSQLTSLTPYRDAIVRVRELIGQLRQDGHSIDRFDIGGGLGIVYADEKPPSIADFMAVVARETEGLGCELSFEPGRRLVGEAGVLVGEVILVKPGSAKTFVIVDAAMNDLIRPTLYEAWHDILPVRQPRPDAATIRCDIVGPICESGDFLAQNRDLPPLVAGDLVMIRSAGAYGAVMASSYNSRPLAPEVMVDGTRFAVTRPRPTVEDMISAERLPPWMEPTKA, encoded by the coding sequence ATGAGCTTCTTCAGCTACAAGGACGGCGAGATGTACGCCGAGGGCGTTACGCTGGCCGCCATCGCCGCGCAGGTCGGCACGCCGTTCTACTGCTATTCGGCCGCCGCGCTGCGCGCCGGCTGGAAGGAGTTCGCCGACGGCATCAAGGGCATGAACGCCAGCGTCGCCTACGCGATGAAGGCCAACAGCAGCCAGGCCGTCATCCGCCTGTTCGGCGAGATGGGGGCGGGCGCCGATATCGTGTCGGTGGGCGAGATGAAGCGGGCTCTGGCGGCTGGCATCCCGGCCAGGCGCATCATTTATTCCGGCGTCGGCAAGAAGGCGTCGGAATTGATGGCCGCGCTCGAAGCCGGCATCGGCCAGATCAACGTCGAAAGCTCGGCCGAGCTCGAGACGTTGAACGCCGTGGCGGGACAGCTCGGCCTCAAGGCCGACATCACGATCCGCGTGAACCCGGACGTCGACGCCAAGACGCACGCCAAGATCACGACCGGCCGCAAGGAGAACAAGTTCGGCATCGACATCGACCTGGCGCGCGAGGCCTTCGGGCTGGCCGGTCGGCTGCCGAACCTGAACGTCGTCGGTGTGGCGATGCACATCGGCTCGCAGCTCACCTCGCTCACGCCCTATCGCGATGCGATCGTGCGGGTCCGAGAGCTGATCGGGCAGCTCCGCCAGGATGGCCATTCGATCGACCGCTTCGACATCGGCGGCGGCCTGGGGATTGTTTACGCCGACGAGAAGCCGCCCTCGATCGCCGACTTCATGGCGGTCGTGGCGCGCGAGACCGAAGGCCTGGGCTGCGAACTGTCCTTCGAGCCGGGCCGCCGGCTGGTGGGCGAGGCAGGCGTGCTGGTGGGCGAGGTGATCCTCGTGAAGCCCGGCTCCGCCAAGACTTTCGTCATCGTGGATGCGGCGATGAACGACCTGATCCGGCCGACCCTCTACGAGGCGTGGCACGATATCCTGCCGGTCCGGCAGCCACGCCCCGATGCCGCCACGATCCGTTGCGACATTGTCGGTCCCATCTGCGAGTCCGGCGACTTCCTCGCGCAGAATCGTGATCTGCCGCCGCTGGTTGCCGGAGACCTCGTCATGATACGCTCGGCGGGCGCTTATGGGGCGGTGATGGCGTCGAGCTACAACAGCCGGCCGCTGGCGCCCGAGGTGATGGTGGATGGCACGAGGTTTGCGGTTACGCGACCGAGGCCCACCGTTGAGGACATGATCTCCGCAGAGCGGCTCCCGCCCTGGATGGAGCCGACAAAGGCCTAA
- a CDS encoding TIGR02302 family protein — protein sequence MDASQTTPTIQAPGLGRKIGLAWAALAWEGLWPRVVPLLSCVALFVAAAHLDLFAGLDPWAHTGILGALALAFAGLAWWQLRDFSWPARKEATRRLERDSEIPHRPLAAVQDNLAAGNTDPMAVALWEAHRRREAERLASLSNKAAHPGLASLDKWALRFVPLLALVVAIAAAGGWRSDRMAAAVTPAFPPPPPVVANLWIAPPAYTGKPPVYLDMAEHDKVLRIPVGSKIAGFVDDTRGRKPPVLSIDGKTTEFSTVSKGKYQVEETITEGKQITLQARGDEQARWKLHVIPDLAPTVDFARPIGVDKWSTKIEYIGGDDFGVTGVQLQMRLHGSVLGDDALSSDEEPEVLRVDLPVAGNSKKIADTFVRDLTSHPWAGLKVTVMLFATDALGQKGRSSVETFLLPERVFNDPTARALIVLRKALTRDPKGYRIDVADGMRLVHANPKSYREDPVVQLGLRIGSVRLAQKDDKETIVDTQKLLWDLAMRLESGSTSDAERAVEQARQELRDAMQRQAGDEEIEKLIQQLYDAMARWQRELAEKMKDPDERRRMEEQAEKMDPNNTITGDDLQKMLDKIREMAKNGQREEAKRMLEELRKMMENATPMMANPNGQQRQQQGQKGQQGQGNQQGREMMNQLDQLSRRQNQLLGESEREGRQQGQQGQRGQQGQQGQQGQRGQQGQQGQQGQGQQPGQGQGQGQGQWGEQQRGQQEGLRGRLGDFMKKLDENGLQMPESLGRAERSMREAEDALRRGDSREASRAQRRALDNLQQGMGDMAEQMRQQRGPGNNQDIAEIEERERRSEDRDPLGRSDGNYGDAIDSGADKVPLELDRQRSREILDELRRRAGDQLRPKEELDYIDRLLKTY from the coding sequence ATGGACGCCAGCCAGACCACCCCGACGATCCAGGCCCCAGGGCTGGGACGCAAGATTGGTTTGGCGTGGGCGGCTTTGGCTTGGGAAGGCCTGTGGCCGCGCGTCGTGCCGCTGCTCTCCTGCGTCGCCCTGTTCGTCGCGGCCGCCCATCTCGACCTGTTCGCCGGCCTCGACCCTTGGGCCCATACGGGTATTCTGGGCGCCTTGGCGCTGGCCTTCGCCGGTCTTGCCTGGTGGCAGCTGCGTGATTTCTCATGGCCCGCGCGGAAAGAGGCGACCCGTCGCCTTGAACGCGACAGTGAGATCCCGCACCGGCCGCTGGCCGCCGTGCAGGACAATCTTGCTGCCGGCAACACCGATCCGATGGCCGTGGCCCTCTGGGAAGCCCATCGCCGCCGCGAGGCCGAGCGCCTCGCCAGCCTGAGCAACAAGGCCGCCCATCCGGGCCTCGCCAGCCTCGACAAGTGGGCGCTGCGCTTCGTGCCGCTGCTGGCGCTGGTCGTCGCCATTGCCGCCGCGGGCGGCTGGCGCAGTGACCGCATGGCCGCCGCCGTGACGCCGGCGTTCCCGCCGCCGCCGCCGGTCGTTGCCAACCTGTGGATCGCCCCGCCGGCCTATACCGGCAAGCCGCCGGTCTATCTGGACATGGCCGAGCACGACAAGGTGCTGCGCATTCCTGTCGGCAGCAAGATCGCTGGCTTCGTTGACGACACGCGCGGCCGCAAGCCGCCGGTTCTGTCGATCGACGGCAAGACCACCGAATTCTCGACGGTCAGCAAGGGCAAGTACCAGGTCGAGGAGACCATTACCGAGGGCAAGCAGATCACCCTGCAGGCGCGCGGCGACGAGCAGGCGCGCTGGAAGCTTCACGTCATCCCCGACCTCGCCCCGACCGTCGACTTCGCCCGTCCGATCGGCGTGGACAAGTGGTCGACCAAGATCGAGTACATCGGCGGCGACGATTTCGGCGTGACCGGCGTCCAGCTCCAGATGCGCCTTCACGGCAGCGTGCTGGGCGACGACGCGCTCAGCAGCGACGAGGAGCCGGAGGTGCTGCGCGTCGACCTGCCGGTCGCGGGCAACTCCAAGAAGATCGCCGACACCTTCGTGCGCGACCTCACCAGCCATCCGTGGGCCGGCCTCAAGGTCACGGTGATGCTGTTCGCCACCGATGCGCTCGGCCAGAAGGGCCGCAGCTCGGTCGAGACGTTCCTGTTGCCGGAGCGGGTGTTCAACGACCCGACCGCGCGGGCGCTCATCGTCCTGCGCAAGGCGCTGACGCGCGATCCCAAGGGCTATCGCATCGACGTCGCCGATGGCATGCGCCTGGTCCATGCGAATCCCAAGAGCTACCGCGAGGATCCGGTCGTCCAGCTCGGCCTGCGCATCGGCTCGGTGCGGCTGGCCCAGAAGGACGACAAGGAGACGATCGTCGACACGCAGAAGCTGCTGTGGGACCTGGCGATGCGCCTGGAGAGCGGCTCGACGTCGGATGCCGAGCGCGCCGTCGAGCAGGCGCGTCAGGAACTGCGTGACGCCATGCAGCGCCAGGCCGGCGACGAGGAGATCGAGAAACTGATCCAGCAGCTCTACGACGCCATGGCGCGTTGGCAGCGCGAGCTGGCGGAGAAGATGAAGGATCCCGACGAGCGCCGCCGCATGGAAGAGCAGGCGGAGAAGATGGATCCCAACAACACCATCACCGGCGACGACCTGCAGAAGATGCTCGACAAGATTCGCGAGATGGCCAAGAACGGCCAGCGCGAAGAGGCCAAGCGCATGCTCGAGGAGCTGCGCAAGATGATGGAGAACGCCACCCCGATGATGGCGAACCCCAACGGCCAGCAGCGCCAGCAGCAGGGGCAGAAGGGCCAGCAGGGCCAGGGCAACCAGCAGGGTCGCGAGATGATGAACCAGCTCGACCAGCTGTCTCGCCGGCAGAACCAGCTGCTGGGCGAGTCCGAGCGGGAAGGGCGACAGCAGGGACAACAGGGCCAGCGCGGTCAGCAGGGACAGCAAGGCCAGCAGGGTCAACGCGGCCAGCAAGGGCAACAAGGCCAGCAGGGTCAGGGCCAGCAGCCCGGTCAGGGACAAGGCCAGGGGCAGGGCCAGTGGGGCGAACAGCAGCGCGGCCAGCAGGAAGGCCTGCGCGGTCGGCTCGGCGACTTCATGAAGAAGCTCGACGAGAACGGCCTGCAGATGCCCGAATCGCTGGGTCGTGCCGAGCGTTCGATGCGCGAGGCCGAGGATGCCCTGCGCCGTGGCGATTCGCGCGAGGCCTCTCGGGCCCAGCGCCGGGCGCTCGACAATCTGCAGCAGGGCATGGGCGACATGGCCGAGCAGATGCGCCAGCAGCGCGGCCCCGGTAACAACCAGGACATCGCCGAGATCGAAGAGCGGGAGCGCCGTAGCGAGGATCGCGATCCGCTGGGCCGTTCCGATGGCAACTACGGCGACGCGATCGACTCCGGCGCCGACAAGGTGCCGCTGGAACTCGACCGTCAGCGCAGCCGCGAGATCCTCGACGAACTGCGCCGCCGCGCCGGCGACCAGCTGCGCCCGAAGGAAGAACTCGACTACATCGACCGTCTGCTGAAGACGTACTGA
- the hpt gene encoding hypoxanthine phosphoribosyltransferase translates to MPDRTPPDRPIVSIRFSAAEIASRVEEMATDLAGKLEPDTLVVSVLKGSFVFAADLIRALSRAGADWSMDFLTLSSYGSGTETSGNVRIVRDIVDDVRGRDVLLVDDILESGLTLSFAKKLLEERGARRVSICTLLDKPAKRRTALAADFVGFEAGDEFLVGYGLDWAHRFRGLPYIGVVEKTAG, encoded by the coding sequence ATGCCCGATCGCACTCCCCCCGACCGCCCCATCGTCTCCATTCGCTTCTCCGCCGCCGAGATCGCCTCGCGCGTCGAGGAGATGGCCACCGACCTTGCCGGCAAGCTTGAACCGGACACTCTGGTCGTGTCCGTCCTGAAGGGCAGCTTCGTCTTCGCGGCCGACCTGATCCGGGCGCTGAGCCGCGCCGGGGCCGACTGGTCGATGGATTTCCTCACGCTCTCCAGCTACGGCAGCGGGACCGAGACGAGCGGCAACGTCCGCATCGTGCGTGACATCGTCGACGACGTGCGCGGACGCGACGTGCTGCTGGTCGACGACATTCTGGAATCCGGCCTGACGCTCAGTTTCGCCAAGAAGCTGCTGGAAGAACGCGGTGCGCGGCGCGTGTCGATCTGCACCCTGCTCGACAAGCCGGCCAAGCGTCGAACCGCACTGGCCGCCGACTTCGTGGGCTTCGAGGCCGGCGACGAATTTCTCGTAGGCTACGGCCTCGACTGGGCCCACCGCTTCCGCGGACTGCCCTACATTGGGGTGGTCGAGAAGACGGCCGGGTAA
- a CDS encoding DUF3426 domain-containing protein — protein sequence MPAAAPADSEASAAAVPDFVIRPSTPGAGLPALTTPPPRKSNWGTWIAFVIVFSVLFGGAGYAYRAEIKARLPESWRTLLHPKGAAAAPARPQVGIDMAATKIDLIDGRYVVQGELVNTGTAPGSTSRLKLVFRAGNEILAERVMPLIEGPIPPGARMSFKLPLDEPPAGATNIIPTVD from the coding sequence ATGCCAGCAGCAGCGCCCGCCGACAGCGAAGCATCGGCTGCCGCCGTTCCGGACTTCGTCATCCGTCCCTCCACGCCCGGCGCCGGCCTGCCGGCGCTGACGACACCGCCTCCGAGAAAAAGCAACTGGGGCACGTGGATCGCCTTCGTGATCGTATTTTCCGTGCTGTTCGGCGGTGCGGGCTACGCATATCGGGCCGAGATCAAGGCCCGCCTGCCCGAATCGTGGCGCACCCTGCTTCATCCGAAGGGCGCTGCCGCGGCGCCGGCGCGACCGCAAGTCGGCATCGACATGGCCGCCACGAAGATCGACCTGATCGACGGGCGCTACGTCGTCCAGGGCGAACTGGTGAACACCGGTACGGCGCCCGGCTCGACCAGCCGGTTGAAGCTGGTCTTCCGGGCGGGCAACGAGATCCTGGCCGAGCGCGTGATGCCGCTGATCGAGGGACCGATCCCACCGGGCGCCCGCATGAGCTTCAAGCTGCCCCTGGACGAGCCCCCTGCCGGGGCAACCAACATCATACCGACCGTTGACTGA
- a CDS encoding lysophospholipid acyltransferase family protein, translating into MIGLGLRSFFFNVGWYAGTTIIAIVGSPILLMPRRFVVAWSLFWIDFCLWWLRITCRLAHRVGGLENMPAGPVIFACKHQSSWETLAFSRLFPGAATVMKRELVLIPVVGWAMARVGNIAVERGDGSKALRGLVKQARATLAEGRSILIFPEGTRVAVGDERPYQVGTAALYRQLGVPVVPVALNSGLFWGRRKFIKRPGVIDVEILPAIPPGLSRDVFMTTLRERIEGATNRLVAAAREGEQK; encoded by the coding sequence ATGATTGGCCTCGGGCTGCGCTCGTTCTTCTTCAACGTCGGCTGGTATGCCGGGACGACGATCATCGCCATCGTCGGCTCGCCGATCCTGCTGATGCCACGGCGATTCGTGGTCGCCTGGTCGCTCTTCTGGATCGACTTCTGCCTGTGGTGGCTGCGGATCACCTGCCGGTTGGCGCATCGCGTAGGCGGGCTGGAGAACATGCCGGCCGGTCCGGTCATCTTCGCCTGCAAGCACCAGTCGTCGTGGGAGACGCTGGCTTTCTCCCGCCTGTTTCCCGGCGCGGCGACGGTGATGAAGCGCGAACTGGTGCTGATCCCCGTCGTCGGCTGGGCGATGGCGCGGGTAGGCAACATCGCCGTCGAACGCGGCGACGGCTCAAAGGCGCTGCGCGGGCTGGTGAAACAGGCGAGGGCGACGCTGGCCGAGGGCCGGTCGATCCTGATCTTCCCGGAAGGCACGCGCGTGGCGGTGGGCGACGAGCGGCCCTACCAGGTGGGCACGGCGGCGCTCTATCGGCAACTCGGCGTGCCGGTCGTGCCGGTCGCGCTCAATTCCGGCCTGTTCTGGGGACGGCGCAAGTTCATCAAGCGGCCCGGCGTGATCGATGTCGAAATCCTGCCGGCCATCCCGCCGGGCCTCAGCCGGGACGTCTTCATGACCACCCTGCGCGAGCGGATCGAAGGCGCCACGAACCGGCTCGTTGCTGCAGCCCGTGAAGGCGAACAAAAATAG